From a single Phragmites australis chromosome 7, lpPhrAust1.1, whole genome shotgun sequence genomic region:
- the LOC133924335 gene encoding uncharacterized protein LOC133924335, whose amino-acid sequence MERAVPVRKPHTSTADLLTWSATGRDAAASPAASSRPSLKPAAGITPAMFGAPVSEQEAEDLSKSERKFCSGSKLKEMTGSGIFAAQSENGDSEASNPANKTSVRMYQQTVTGISQISFSADGSVSPKKPSSLPEVAKQRELSGTLEDADAKINKQLSEAKTKELTGSDIFGPPPEIPARPLAARNMALQGNVDFSLPQPTSVHTSVKVSNPAGGPSNISFSEEPVVKTAKKIHNQKFQELTGNNIFKEDAPASAEKSLSSAKLKEMSGSDIFADGQAASRDYLGGVRKPPGGESSIALI is encoded by the exons ATGGAGAGGGCGGTGCCGGTGCGGAAGCCACACACCTCGACGGCCGACCTGCTCACCTGGTCGGCCACGGGCCGCGACGCGGCCGCCTCGCCGGCCGCATCCTCCCGCCCCAGCCTCAAG CCGGCCGCGGGGATCACGCCGGCGATGTTTGGCGCGCCGGTGAGCGAGCAGGAGGCCGAGGATCTGAGCAAGAG TGAAAGGAAATTTTGCTCAGGCTCGAAGTTGAAAGAAATGACTGGGAGTGGGATTTTTGCTGCACAGAGTGAAAATGGTGATTCAGAGGCTTCAAATCCTGCTAACAAAACTTCCGTGAGGATGTACCAG CAAACTGTGACTGGAATAAGCCAGATCTCATTTAGTGCTGATGGAAGTGTTTCTCCGAAGAAGCCATCCTCGTTACCTGAGGTCGCTAAGCAGCGAGAGCTGAGTGGTACACTGGAAGATGCTGATGCTAAAATCAATAAGCAGCTTTCTGAAGCCAAGACCAAGGAGCTTACCGGGAGTGACATCTTTGGCCCGCCTCCTGAGATTCCTGCAAGGCCATTGGCTGCTCGTAATATGGCGCTACAAGGAAATGTGGATTTTTCACTTCCACAGCCAACAAGCGTCCACACATCAGTTAAAGTATCCAAT CCTGCCGGAGGTCCAAGCAATATATCTTTCAGCGAAGAGCCAGTAGTGAAGACAGCGAAGAAAATTCACAACCAGAAGTTCCAAGAGCTGACAGGCAATAACATCTTCAAGGAGGATGCCCCTGCCTCAGCCGAGAAGTCTCTGAGCTCGGCGAAGCTGAAGGAGATGAGCGGCAGTGACATCTTCGCGGATGGACAGGCGGCTTCCCGAGACTACCTTGGCGGTGTCCGGAAGCCCCCGGGTGGCGAGAGCAGCATCGCGCTGATCTAA
- the LOC133925508 gene encoding sugar transport protein MST1-like, protein MTLTDLQALVAFCKYDAAPVYLAETAPPKWRGAFTTGFQLFLSIGNLAANLVNYGTSRVATWGWRLSLGLAAAPAAVILVGALLIPDTPSSLIVRGRVEEARAALRRVRGAKADVDAELEDVARAVEAARAYEDGAFRRILRREHRHHLVMAVAVPLFQQLTGVIVIAFFSPVLFQTAGFGSKAALMGAVILGAVNLGSTLVSTVTVDRYGRRPLFLTGGLLMIICQVAVAWIMGAQIGRNGESAMARPYSIAVLALTCVFSAAFGWSWGPLTWVIPGEIFPVEIRSAGQGVSVAVNLGATFVLTQTFLSMLCAFKYATFIYYAAWVAVMTAFVVAFLPETKGVPLEAMGAVWARHWYWGRFVKPPAKNAEGP, encoded by the exons ATGACGCTAACTGATCTTCAAGCTCTAGTTGCATTTTGCAAGTATGAT GCGGCGCCGGTGTACCTGGCGGAGACGGCGCCGCCCAAGTGGCGAGGAGCCTTCACGACGGGGTTCCAGCTCTTCCTCAGCATCGGCAACCTGGCGGCTAACCTGGTCAACTACGGTACCTCGCGCGTCGCCACGTGGGGGTGGCGGCTCTCGCTCGGCCTGGCGGCGGCGCCCGCCGCCGTCATCCTCGTCGGGGCGCTGCTCATCCCGGACACGCCCAGTAGCCTCATCGTGCGCGGGCGCGTCGAGGAGGCCCGCGCCGCGCTGCGGCGCGTCCGCGGCGCCAAGGCGGACGTGGACGCCGAGCTGGAGGACGTGGCGCgcgcggtggaggcggcgcgCGCCTACGAGGATGGCGCGTTCCGTAGGATCCTCAGGAGGGAGCACCGGCACCACCTGGTGATGGCCGTGGCGGTGCCGCTGTTCCAGCAGCTCACCGGGGTCATCGTCATCGCCTTCTTCTCGCCGGTGTTGTTCCAGACGGCCGGGTTTGGCAGCAAGGCTGCGCTGATGGGCGCCGTCATCCTCGGCGCCGTGAACCTGGGCTCCACGCTCGTTTCCACCGTCACGGTCGACCGGTACGGCCGTCGGCCACTGTTCTTGACTGGTGGGCTCCTTATGATCATCTGCCAGGTTGCGGTTGCGTGGATCATGGGGGCGCAAATCGGACGGAATGGCGAGTCCGCGATGGCGAGACCGTACTCCATCGCGGTGCTGGCGCTGACGTGCGTCTTCTCGGCTGCGTTCGGGTGGTCGTGGGGGCCGCTCACCTGGGTTATCCCCGGCGAGATATTCCCGGTGGAGATTCGGTCGGCGGGGCAGGGCGTCAGCGTGGCCGTCAACCTGGGCGCCACCTTCGTGCTCACGCAGACGTTCCTCTCCATGCTGTGCGCCTTCAAGTACGCCACGTTCATCTACTACGCGGCCTGGGTCGCCGTCATGACCGCGTTCGTGGTGGCCTTCCTGCCGGAGACCAAGGGGGTGCCGCTCGAGGCCATGGGCGCCGTCTGGGCGCGCCACTGGTACTGGGGCCGCTTCGTGAAGCCGCCGGCCAAGAACGCCGAGGGCCCCTGA